From the genome of Paraburkholderia aromaticivorans, one region includes:
- a CDS encoding cytochrome ubiquinol oxidase subunit I, translated as MPVSEVVELSRLQFAITALYHFLFVPLTLGLSWLLVIMESVYVMTGKQIYKDMTQFWGKLFGINFAMGVTTGLTLEFQFGTNWSYYSHYVGDIFGVPLAVEGLMAFFLESTFVGLFFFGWKRLSKVQHVAVTFLVALGSNLSALWILVANGWMNNPVGATFNYQTMRMELDSIFSVLFNPVAQVKFVHTVSAGYVTASMFVLGVSSWYLLKRRDTEFALRSFAIAAGFGLASTLCVIVLGDESGYRTGEVQQVKLAAIESEWETAPAPAPFTIIGIPNQKEERTDYAIRVPYALGLIATRSLDEPVVGLKDLMVRNEARIRNGMLAYAALQKLKQGDVTDEARAAFDAHKQDLGYGLMLKQFTANVTDATPDQIAQAAKKTIPPVAPVFFSFRLMVGLGILFLATFVLAFWFCAQRSLLLEKRRWFLRWALWAIPLPWLAAEFGWIVAEVGRQPWTIAGILPTNLSASSLTAGDLYLSIAGFVVFYTVLFIIEIMLMFKYARLGPSSLHTGRYHHEQPSPERPLNQPLPTNTLA; from the coding sequence ATGCCCGTTAGCGAAGTCGTAGAACTGTCGCGCCTCCAGTTCGCCATCACGGCGCTCTATCACTTCCTGTTCGTCCCGCTCACGCTCGGCCTGTCCTGGCTGCTCGTCATCATGGAGTCGGTCTACGTGATGACCGGCAAGCAGATCTACAAGGACATGACCCAGTTCTGGGGCAAGCTCTTCGGCATCAACTTTGCCATGGGCGTCACCACCGGTCTCACGCTCGAATTCCAGTTCGGCACCAACTGGTCCTACTACTCGCATTATGTCGGCGACATCTTCGGCGTGCCGCTCGCCGTCGAAGGCCTGATGGCGTTCTTCCTCGAGTCGACCTTCGTCGGGCTGTTCTTCTTCGGCTGGAAGCGGCTCTCCAAGGTCCAGCACGTGGCCGTGACCTTCCTCGTCGCGCTCGGCTCGAACCTGTCGGCGCTGTGGATTCTGGTGGCCAACGGCTGGATGAACAATCCGGTCGGCGCCACCTTCAACTACCAGACCATGCGCATGGAACTCGACAGCATCTTCTCCGTGCTGTTCAATCCGGTCGCGCAGGTCAAGTTCGTCCACACCGTCTCGGCCGGCTATGTGACGGCCTCGATGTTCGTGCTCGGCGTGTCGTCGTGGTATCTGCTCAAGCGCCGCGACACCGAATTCGCGCTGCGCTCGTTCGCGATCGCCGCCGGATTCGGCCTCGCGTCCACGCTGTGCGTGATCGTGCTCGGCGACGAATCCGGCTACCGCACCGGCGAAGTCCAGCAGGTCAAGCTCGCCGCGATCGAATCCGAATGGGAAACCGCCCCCGCGCCGGCCCCGTTCACGATCATCGGGATTCCGAACCAGAAGGAAGAGCGCACCGACTACGCGATCCGGGTCCCTTACGCGCTCGGCCTGATCGCCACGCGATCGCTCGACGAACCCGTGGTCGGCCTGAAGGACCTCATGGTGCGCAACGAGGCGCGCATCCGCAACGGCATGCTGGCCTACGCCGCGCTGCAGAAGCTGAAACAGGGCGACGTCACCGACGAAGCCAGAGCCGCCTTCGACGCGCACAAGCAGGATCTGGGCTATGGCCTGATGCTCAAGCAGTTCACCGCGAACGTCACCGACGCCACGCCGGATCAGATCGCGCAGGCCGCGAAGAAAACGATCCCGCCCGTGGCGCCCGTGTTCTTCTCGTTCCGCCTGATGGTGGGCCTCGGCATCCTGTTCCTCGCCACCTTCGTGCTGGCGTTCTGGTTCTGCGCGCAGCGCTCGCTGCTGCTGGAAAAGCGTCGCTGGTTCCTGCGCTGGGCGCTGTGGGCGATTCCGCTGCCCTGGCTCGCGGCTGAATTCGGCTGGATCGTCGCCGAGGTGGGCCGTCAGCCGTGGACCATCGCGGGCATTCTGCCCACCAACCTGTCGGCCTCGAGCCTGACCGCGGGCGACCTGTATCTGAGTATCGCAGGCTTCGTGGTGTTCTACACGGTGCTGTTCATCATCGAAATCATGCTGATGTTCAAGTACGCGCGGCTCGGTCCCTCGTCGCTGCACACGGGCCGCTATCACCACGAACAACCGTCGCCGGAGCGGCCGCTGAACCAGCCGCTGCCGACCAACACGCTCGCCTGA
- the cydP gene encoding cytochrome oxidase putative small subunit CydP — protein MTITLNDRNPPRPAPRARLAGWVSRRTFKRDIVIVLAVKFALLMALKYTFFNHPQAEHMSLPPEQVAQALLSVPASHPSQGDQHAR, from the coding sequence ATGACCATCACGCTCAACGACAGGAATCCACCGCGCCCCGCGCCACGCGCGCGACTCGCCGGCTGGGTGTCCAGGCGCACTTTCAAGCGGGATATTGTCATTGTGCTCGCCGTCAAATTTGCACTGCTGATGGCGCTCAAATACACCTTCTTCAATCATCCACAGGCGGAGCACATGTCGCTCCCGCCTGAGCAAGTCGCGCAGGCGCTGCTGTCCGTGCCTGCTTCGCATCCGTCCCAAGGTGATCAACATGCCCGTTAG
- a CDS encoding ABC transporter permease — translation MFDRLQVMLMKEFLELRRDPWAIFRLVVPLLLQVIIYGYAATFTVNHVSLAILDLDRSEASRNLASHFVATGKFDVVDHAMTERDITHDIDSDKATMALVIHAGFAQHLRNGQSAPLQVIVDGTNSNTALIALGYVSRIVTQFQTDQMSDPWSNYTGASPPEVAVTLRERPWYNDTIDDRWFFIPGVVGTLTLMQVVSLTAFAVVREREIGTLEQIMVSPIRPVEFILGKTVPFFLIGLGDVALVTVVGIGWFRVPFVGNPLVMLVGASLFLFAALGLGLLLSTFSRTQQQAFALNFFLINPLFILSGFAFPIAAMPKVLQWITLINPLRYFLVVLRSVFLKGTGFAVLWPQLAAMAALGAFMLTLSVLRFRKSLD, via the coding sequence ATGTTCGACCGCCTGCAGGTCATGTTGATGAAGGAGTTCCTCGAACTCAGGCGCGACCCGTGGGCGATCTTCCGGCTGGTCGTGCCGCTGCTGCTGCAGGTGATCATCTATGGCTACGCCGCGACCTTCACCGTCAATCATGTGAGCCTCGCCATACTCGATCTGGACCGCAGCGAGGCCAGCCGGAACCTCGCCTCGCATTTCGTCGCCACCGGCAAGTTCGATGTCGTCGATCACGCGATGACAGAACGCGACATTACGCATGACATCGATAGCGACAAGGCGACGATGGCGCTCGTGATCCATGCGGGCTTCGCGCAGCATCTGCGCAACGGCCAGAGCGCACCGCTGCAGGTCATCGTGGACGGCACGAACTCCAACACGGCGCTGATCGCGCTCGGCTATGTCAGCCGCATCGTCACGCAGTTCCAGACCGATCAGATGAGCGACCCGTGGTCGAACTATACGGGCGCCTCGCCGCCTGAAGTCGCCGTGACCCTGCGCGAGCGGCCCTGGTATAACGACACTATCGACGATCGCTGGTTCTTCATCCCAGGCGTGGTCGGCACGCTCACGCTGATGCAGGTGGTCAGCCTCACCGCGTTTGCCGTGGTTCGCGAACGGGAGATCGGCACGCTGGAGCAGATCATGGTGAGTCCGATCAGGCCGGTCGAGTTTATCCTCGGCAAGACCGTGCCGTTCTTTCTGATCGGCCTTGGCGACGTGGCCCTCGTGACGGTGGTGGGTATAGGATGGTTTCGGGTTCCGTTCGTCGGCAACCCGCTCGTCATGCTGGTCGGCGCATCACTGTTTCTGTTCGCCGCACTCGGTCTCGGTTTGCTGCTGTCCACCTTCTCGCGCACACAGCAACAGGCATTCGCACTCAACTTCTTTCTGATTAACCCGCTTTTTATTCTGTCGGGTTTCGCATTTCCTATTGCCGCAATGCCTAAAGTCCTCCAATGGATTACGCTGATCAACCCACTGCGTTACTTTCTCGTCGTGCTGCGCTCGGTTTTTCTGAAAGGCACCGGCTTTGCAGTGCTGTGGCCGCAACTCGCCGCAATGGCGGCGCTCGGCGCGTTCATGCTCACGCTAAGCGTATTGCGCTTTCGCAAATCGCTCGACTGA
- a CDS encoding ABC transporter permease, whose product MSLRRLLAMAFKETLQIWRDPRSLAIALLMPLLQMVLLGYGVSLDIRRVPLCINDEEHSQLSRELVQDFVSSRWFVAVRNVDNERELRDAMDRGTCAGVVTIPVDFSRVFTTTGNASVQTVFDATDANTTNIAIGYAQNVIARVTAEFQLRWQQTHGIRAHTVGTVDLEPRVWFNETLDSRNFIIPGVVAVILALVGAQLTSLTISREWERGTMEQLISTPVTALEVMLGKLLPYFVIGLVNAAFCLLSTVYWFHVPLRGSVGTLIATTALFTLVVLGIGYLVSVHIRSQLGASQVALLLTMLPTSMLSGYTFAIDQMPAPIQLATLLVYARYYITILRAVFLKGSNLADLAMPILALAVYALAIIWLAARAFRKHLD is encoded by the coding sequence ATGAGCCTGCGGCGACTGCTGGCGATGGCTTTCAAGGAAACGCTGCAGATCTGGCGCGATCCGCGCAGTCTCGCCATCGCGCTGCTGATGCCGTTGTTGCAGATGGTGCTGCTCGGCTATGGCGTCAGCCTCGACATCCGGCGCGTGCCGCTGTGCATCAACGACGAGGAACACAGCCAGCTCAGCCGTGAGCTCGTGCAGGACTTCGTGTCGTCGCGCTGGTTCGTGGCGGTCCGCAATGTCGACAACGAGCGCGAACTGCGCGATGCGATGGATCGCGGCACGTGTGCGGGTGTCGTCACCATCCCGGTCGATTTTTCCCGCGTCTTCACCACGACAGGCAATGCATCGGTGCAAACCGTGTTCGATGCGACCGATGCCAATACGACCAACATTGCGATCGGCTACGCGCAGAACGTCATCGCGCGAGTCACGGCGGAGTTTCAGTTGCGCTGGCAGCAAACCCACGGCATACGGGCCCACACCGTCGGGACGGTCGACCTCGAACCGCGTGTCTGGTTCAACGAGACGCTCGACAGCCGCAACTTCATCATCCCCGGCGTCGTCGCGGTCATTCTGGCGCTGGTCGGCGCGCAGCTCACGTCGCTGACCATCTCGCGCGAGTGGGAGCGCGGCACGATGGAGCAACTCATCTCGACGCCCGTTACCGCGCTCGAAGTCATGCTCGGCAAGCTGCTCCCGTACTTCGTGATCGGACTCGTGAATGCCGCATTCTGTCTGCTCAGCACGGTTTACTGGTTCCACGTCCCGTTGCGCGGCAGTGTCGGCACCCTGATCGCCACCACCGCGCTGTTTACGCTCGTGGTGCTGGGCATCGGCTATCTGGTGTCGGTTCACATTCGCAGCCAGCTCGGCGCCAGCCAGGTGGCGCTGCTGCTGACGATGCTGCCGACCAGCATGCTGTCGGGTTACACCTTCGCCATCGACCAGATGCCCGCGCCGATCCAGCTCGCCACGCTGCTCGTCTACGCTCGCTACTACATCACCATCCTGCGGGCGGTGTTCCTGAAAGGCAGCAACCTTGCCGACCTCGCCATGCCGATTCTCGCGCTGGCCGTGTATGCGCTGGCCATCATCTGGCTCGCCGCGCGGGCGTTCCGCAAACATCTGGACTAG
- a CDS encoding ABC transporter ATP-binding protein: protein MSAAAPVVEAIGLTKRFGSFTAVDRLDLSIARGEVVGFIGPNGAGKSTTIRLLCGLLSPSAGRASVAGFDVATQAEALRSHIGYMSQKFSLYGDLTCHENLRFFCGIYRVPRHEIAERIQLAISTAGLEGRENILVRTLAGGWKQRLALGCANLHRPPVLFLDEPTSGVEPEARRRFWDLIHGLAAGGVTVLVSTHYMDEAEYCHRIALIDAGHLVAIGSPNELREHNLGGSLFEVVCAPLGAALAALREAPEVIDAAIFGDRLHVLMHLGVPETVLQQRLAQRHIALTTVRAIRASLEDVFVQLVTHADQGAHAP from the coding sequence ATGAGCGCCGCTGCGCCCGTCGTCGAGGCAATCGGCCTGACCAAGCGGTTTGGCTCGTTCACGGCGGTCGACCGGCTCGACCTGTCGATCGCGAGAGGCGAAGTGGTTGGCTTCATCGGGCCGAACGGCGCGGGCAAATCGACCACCATCCGCCTGCTGTGCGGGCTGCTTTCGCCCAGTGCCGGGCGCGCATCCGTGGCCGGCTTCGACGTCGCCACCCAGGCCGAGGCGCTACGCTCGCACATCGGCTACATGTCGCAGAAGTTCTCGCTGTACGGCGACTTGACCTGCCACGAAAACCTGCGCTTTTTTTGCGGCATCTACCGGGTTCCCCGGCACGAAATCGCCGAGCGTATCCAACTCGCCATTTCGACCGCGGGACTCGAGGGACGTGAAAATATCCTGGTGCGCACGCTCGCGGGCGGCTGGAAGCAGCGGCTCGCACTCGGCTGCGCGAATCTGCACCGCCCGCCCGTGCTGTTTCTCGATGAACCGACCTCAGGCGTCGAGCCCGAGGCGCGCCGCCGCTTCTGGGACCTGATTCACGGCCTTGCCGCGGGCGGCGTCACCGTGCTGGTGTCCACGCATTACATGGACGAAGCGGAATACTGCCACCGCATCGCGCTGATCGATGCGGGACATCTGGTTGCGATCGGCAGCCCCAATGAGCTGCGCGAACACAATCTCGGAGGCAGCCTGTTCGAGGTGGTGTGCGCGCCGCTTGGCGCGGCCCTCGCGGCGCTGCGCGAAGCGCCCGAGGTGATCGACGCCGCGATCTTTGGCGACAGGCTCCACGTGCTGATGCACCTGGGCGTGCCTGAAACCGTGCTTCAGCAACGTCTTGCGCAACGGCATATCGCCTTGACGACGGTGCGGGCGATCCGGGCGAGCCTTGAAGATGTGTTCGTCCAGCTCGTCACCCACGCGGACCAGGGAGCGCACGCACCATGA
- a CDS encoding ABC transporter ATP-binding protein: MNPAPAAISVHAQDLVRGFGAVQAVRGVSFDIERGEIFGLVGPDGAGKTTIMRMLAGVLRPDAGRISLENIDVIAAPERAKAALSYMPQRFGLYEDLSVAENIFFYGELFGVSRKANRIRSGELLEAAGLVPFRDRLAGQLSGGMKQKLGLVCALIHTPRVLLLDEPTTGVDPVSRRDFWAILYSLRESGVTIVLSTAYMDEAERCSRLALLHTGQIRQCDTPARLKQAMPGALFAIAAADPRAVHGALGDAPGVLSALLMGDRVHVRVDDAARRLPELQARLAGRAVAHATITAIEPGIEDVFVALVGSGSPT, from the coding sequence ATGAACCCCGCCCCCGCAGCAATCTCCGTCCACGCCCAGGACCTGGTCCGCGGATTCGGGGCGGTGCAGGCAGTGCGTGGTGTCAGCTTCGATATCGAACGCGGGGAAATCTTCGGCCTCGTCGGCCCAGACGGCGCCGGCAAGACCACCATCATGCGCATGCTGGCGGGTGTGCTGCGGCCGGACGCCGGTCGGATCTCGCTCGAGAATATCGACGTGATAGCGGCACCCGAGCGCGCGAAAGCGGCCCTTAGCTATATGCCTCAGCGTTTCGGTCTGTACGAAGACCTGAGCGTCGCCGAAAACATTTTCTTCTACGGCGAACTCTTCGGGGTGTCGCGCAAAGCCAATCGAATCCGCAGCGGCGAACTTCTGGAGGCCGCCGGCCTCGTGCCATTCCGGGATCGTCTCGCCGGGCAACTGTCGGGCGGCATGAAACAGAAACTCGGCCTCGTGTGCGCGTTGATTCACACACCACGCGTGCTGCTGCTGGATGAGCCGACCACCGGCGTGGACCCGGTGTCGCGGCGCGATTTTTGGGCAATCCTGTACAGCCTGCGCGAGAGCGGTGTCACTATCGTGCTGTCCACTGCATATATGGACGAAGCCGAACGCTGTTCGCGGCTCGCGCTGCTGCATACCGGGCAAATCCGCCAGTGCGACACGCCGGCACGGTTAAAGCAGGCCATGCCCGGGGCCCTGTTCGCCATCGCCGCGGCCGACCCGCGCGCGGTACACGGCGCGCTGGGGGACGCGCCCGGTGTGCTCAGCGCCTTGCTGATGGGCGACCGTGTGCACGTGCGCGTGGACGACGCCGCGCGCCGCCTGCCAGAGTTGCAGGCCCGGCTTGCCGGACGTGCCGTTGCACACGCAACCATCACGGCCATCGAGCCGGGCATCGAAGACGTCTTCGTCGCGCTCGTCGGCTCAGGGAGCCCGACATGA
- a CDS encoding HlyD family secretion protein — MALSKHRTQALLALVAIAAAGIVAWRWPVLFGSRHDTTHIVVSGNIEAHESVLSVTQVQAPIVYLPFDEGAYVERGTVLARVDDRLYRQQTEIDRTNLQVATAQISANESTLAAARHNVVSDQFDLSEKQLDLGRAENLVKGNAIPRQVRDLAYTAERQSATTLAHDKALVEVASNNIALARANQAAAEAKLELDEITLSYTELRAPFNGVIAVREAELGQLAGPGVAIFTLDELDHVWLRAYVNEPDIGKIRLNEPATVTTDTYAGKTYQGRISFISPQAEFTPKTVETHAERVTLVYRIRIDIDNPTHELLPGMPADASIALLAAGQ; from the coding sequence ATGGCCCTATCGAAACACCGCACGCAGGCCCTGCTCGCGCTAGTCGCCATTGCGGCGGCCGGCATCGTGGCGTGGCGTTGGCCAGTGCTGTTCGGCTCCCGTCATGATACGACCCATATCGTGGTGTCCGGCAACATCGAGGCTCACGAAAGCGTTCTGAGCGTCACCCAGGTCCAGGCGCCGATCGTGTATCTGCCGTTCGACGAAGGCGCCTATGTCGAGCGCGGCACCGTGCTCGCGCGCGTCGACGATCGCCTGTACCGCCAGCAGACGGAAATCGACCGTACCAACCTGCAGGTCGCCACGGCGCAGATCAGCGCCAATGAGAGCACGCTCGCCGCGGCACGCCACAACGTGGTGAGCGATCAGTTCGACCTCAGCGAAAAGCAACTGGATTTGGGGCGCGCGGAGAATCTGGTGAAAGGCAACGCCATTCCGCGCCAGGTGCGTGACCTCGCCTATACCGCCGAGCGGCAATCCGCCACGACCCTGGCACACGACAAGGCGCTGGTGGAGGTCGCGAGCAACAACATCGCGCTCGCGCGCGCCAACCAGGCCGCCGCCGAGGCGAAGCTCGAGCTCGACGAAATCACGCTCTCCTATACCGAGCTGCGCGCGCCGTTCAACGGCGTCATCGCAGTACGCGAAGCGGAGCTCGGGCAGCTCGCGGGGCCGGGCGTCGCGATCTTCACGCTCGATGAACTCGATCACGTCTGGCTGCGTGCGTATGTGAACGAGCCCGACATCGGCAAAATCCGTCTGAACGAACCCGCCACCGTGACGACCGACACCTACGCCGGCAAGACTTACCAGGGGCGCATCAGCTTCATTTCCCCGCAGGCCGAGTTCACGCCGAAAACCGTCGAGACGCACGCCGAACGCGTGACGCTGGTCTACCGGATCCGCATCGACATCGACAACCCGACGCATGAACTGCTGCCGGGCATGCCCGCCGACGCGTCGATCGCCTTGCTGGCGGCCGGGCAATGA
- a CDS encoding 4Fe-4S dicluster domain-containing protein has product MITLDALQSLIDFLAASHYQVLGPTVRDGAIVYDRIARVGDLPAGWTDRQEAGRYRLERRNDAAVFGFAVGPHSWKRFLHPPIQKLWEASNTGQGLTIAAADEPAPRFAFIGVRACEIHAIAIQDRVFCDGPYTDPVYALRRRDAFIVAVNCAQAGGTCFCVSMQTGPKADAGFDLALTELLDGNGHAFLVEAGSEAGAEALRHIPHRPASDAHRAAAEAVVAHTATQMGRTLETDGIRELLQGNPNHPRWDEVAERCLSCGNCTMVCPTCFCTTVEDHSDLAGQSAERIRKWDSCFTMDFSYIHGGSVRSTTRARYRQWMTHKLASWIDQFGTSGCVGCGRCITWCPVGIDITEEAAAIRATGKAGGEEQHGGA; this is encoded by the coding sequence GTGATCACCCTCGATGCTCTGCAGTCGCTTATCGACTTTCTCGCCGCCAGCCATTATCAAGTGCTGGGGCCGACCGTGCGTGACGGTGCGATCGTCTATGACCGGATCGCCCGCGTCGGCGATTTGCCGGCCGGCTGGACCGATCGTCAGGAGGCAGGGCGCTATCGGCTGGAGCGTCGCAACGATGCGGCGGTGTTCGGCTTTGCTGTGGGCCCCCACTCGTGGAAGCGCTTTTTGCATCCGCCGATCCAGAAACTGTGGGAGGCGAGCAATACCGGGCAGGGACTCACGATAGCCGCCGCGGACGAGCCGGCGCCCAGATTTGCGTTCATCGGCGTGCGTGCTTGTGAAATCCATGCGATCGCGATCCAGGACCGGGTGTTTTGCGACGGACCGTACACGGATCCGGTCTATGCGCTGCGCCGCCGCGACGCGTTCATCGTTGCCGTCAACTGCGCGCAGGCCGGGGGAACCTGTTTCTGCGTGTCGATGCAAACCGGACCGAAGGCCGACGCGGGCTTCGATCTCGCGCTGACCGAATTGCTCGACGGTAACGGCCACGCGTTTCTGGTGGAAGCGGGCAGTGAGGCAGGCGCCGAGGCGCTCAGGCACATCCCGCATCGGCCGGCGTCTGACGCGCACCGTGCGGCCGCGGAGGCGGTTGTCGCGCACACCGCGACCCAGATGGGCCGCACCCTCGAGACGGACGGCATCAGGGAACTGCTGCAAGGCAATCCCAACCATCCGCGCTGGGACGAGGTTGCCGAGCGCTGCCTGAGTTGCGGGAACTGCACGATGGTGTGTCCGACCTGTTTCTGCACGACCGTCGAAGACCACAGCGATCTCGCCGGGCAATCCGCCGAGCGGATTCGCAAGTGGGATTCGTGTTTCACGATGGACTTCTCCTACATCCACGGCGGCAGCGTGCGCAGCACGACGCGCGCGCGCTACCGGCAATGGATGACGCACAAGCTCGCGAGCTGGATCGACCAGTTCGGCACGTCCGGCTGTGTGGGGTGTGGCCGTTGCATTACCTGGTGTCCGGTCGGTATCGACATCACCGAGGAGGCCGCGGCGATTCGCGCCACCGGCAAAGCCGGCGGGGAGGAACAACATGGAGGGGCTTGA
- a CDS encoding cyclic nucleotide-binding domain-containing protein — MEGLERILGEQPFFAGFPDAHKRLIGGCARNHLFQAEHYLFREGEPANEFFVIRHGKVALEIAAPGQAPVVVTTLGAGEIVGASWLVPPYRWTFDARAVELTRAIGINAECLRGKCEADHDLGYEMMKRFLPVFLKRLDATRLQLLDVYGKR, encoded by the coding sequence ATGGAGGGGCTTGAACGGATACTCGGCGAACAGCCTTTCTTCGCGGGTTTTCCTGACGCACACAAGCGCCTCATAGGCGGTTGCGCGAGAAACCATCTTTTCCAGGCGGAGCATTACCTGTTCAGGGAGGGCGAGCCGGCCAATGAGTTCTTTGTGATCCGGCACGGCAAGGTGGCGCTCGAAATCGCGGCACCCGGTCAGGCGCCTGTCGTGGTCACGACCCTGGGCGCAGGCGAGATCGTGGGCGCATCCTGGCTGGTGCCGCCGTATCGCTGGACTTTCGATGCCCGGGCAGTCGAGCTGACACGCGCAATCGGTATCAATGCGGAATGTCTGCGCGGGAAATGCGAGGCGGACCACGATCTCGGCTACGAGATGATGAAGCGCTTCCTGCCCGTTTTCCTGAAGCGTCTGGACGCCACCAGGCTCCAGCTTCTCGATGTCTACGGGAAACGCTGA
- a CDS encoding FAD/NAD(P)-binding protein has product MVAADAPNPFVPEIYRVGRVRRELSDTATLECVPPAGSCPAAEAGQFNMLYVFGVGEVPVSMSGSPADQRVFVHTVRNVGAVSAALTRLRTGATIGLRGPFGTGWPIALAEGADIVIVAGGLGLAPLRPAIYQLLARRRSYGRVVILVGSRSPKDLLYRRELEQWRNRPDVQVDITVDHADTGWHGHVGVVPALIARAGFDPRETVALVCGPEVMMRFTANALLDAGVSPERIYLSMERNMKCAIGLCGHCQFGPAFLCKDGPVMRFDTMAGIFAIREI; this is encoded by the coding sequence ATGGTCGCGGCGGACGCTCCGAACCCGTTCGTCCCCGAGATCTATCGGGTCGGGCGGGTGCGCCGCGAGCTGTCTGACACGGCGACGCTGGAGTGCGTTCCGCCCGCCGGTTCCTGTCCGGCGGCCGAGGCCGGGCAGTTCAATATGTTGTATGTGTTCGGCGTCGGCGAGGTGCCGGTCAGCATGAGCGGCAGTCCGGCTGACCAGCGGGTGTTTGTCCACACCGTTCGCAACGTCGGTGCCGTCAGCGCGGCGCTTACCCGGCTCAGGACGGGCGCGACGATCGGGCTGCGCGGACCGTTCGGGACGGGCTGGCCGATCGCGCTCGCCGAGGGCGCTGACATCGTTATCGTTGCCGGCGGTCTCGGCCTTGCGCCGCTGCGCCCGGCGATTTACCAGCTGCTGGCGAGACGGCGCAGCTATGGCCGCGTGGTCATTCTGGTCGGCAGTCGTAGTCCTAAGGATCTGCTTTATCGCCGGGAGCTGGAGCAGTGGCGCAATCGCCCGGATGTCCAGGTGGACATCACCGTCGATCACGCGGACACCGGCTGGCATGGCCATGTGGGCGTGGTGCCCGCATTGATCGCGCGCGCCGGCTTCGACCCGCGCGAGACGGTGGCGCTGGTTTGCGGCCCCGAGGTGATGATGCGCTTCACGGCGAATGCATTGCTCGATGCGGGCGTCTCGCCCGAACGCATCTATCTTTCGATGGAGCGCAACATGAAATGCGCAATCGGACTGTGCGGTCATTGTCAGTTCGGCCCGGCTTTCCTGTGCAAGGACGGTCCCGTGATGCGCTTCGACACGATGGCCGGCATCTTCGCGATCCGGGAGATCTGA
- a CDS encoding oxidoreductase yields the protein MSAADTYAAKPARAKARPRLAVWKFASCDGCQLSLLDCEDELLALADAIEIANFPEASSAIGKGPYDLSLVEGSITTAHDAERIRMVRRQSKVLVTIGACATAGGVQALRNFADVREFVAAVYASPQFIETLATSTPISAHVPVDYELHGCPIDKRQLLEVISAFLAGRKPAIASHSVCVECKQRGTVCVMVLGTPCLGPVTHAGCGAICPAFRRGCYGCYGPMETPNVPALAREWQALGARPQLIRRALRTFNAMAPAFLKESEPRDD from the coding sequence ATGAGCGCGGCCGACACGTATGCGGCAAAGCCGGCAAGGGCAAAGGCACGCCCTCGGCTCGCGGTATGGAAATTCGCGTCCTGCGACGGCTGCCAGCTCTCGTTGCTGGATTGCGAAGACGAACTCCTCGCGCTCGCCGACGCCATCGAGATCGCCAATTTCCCGGAAGCCTCGAGCGCCATCGGCAAAGGGCCGTACGATCTATCGCTGGTCGAAGGCTCGATCACCACCGCGCACGACGCCGAGCGCATCCGGATGGTGCGCAGGCAATCGAAAGTGCTGGTGACGATCGGCGCCTGTGCGACCGCGGGCGGCGTCCAGGCGCTGCGCAATTTCGCCGACGTGCGGGAGTTCGTGGCCGCGGTCTATGCGTCGCCGCAATTCATCGAGACGCTTGCCACCTCCACGCCGATCTCCGCGCATGTGCCGGTCGACTATGAACTGCACGGCTGCCCGATCGACAAGAGGCAACTGCTGGAGGTCATCTCGGCATTTCTGGCCGGCCGCAAACCGGCTATTGCCAGTCACAGTGTCTGCGTGGAGTGCAAGCAGCGCGGCACGGTCTGCGTGATGGTGCTGGGCACGCCGTGCCTCGGGCCGGTAACCCATGCCGGCTGCGGCGCGATTTGCCCCGCCTTCCGGCGCGGCTGCTATGGCTGCTACGGTCCGATGGAGACACCGAATGTGCCCGCGCTCGCGCGCGAATGGCAGGCGCTCGGCGCCCGGCCGCAGCTCATCCGCCGTGCTTTGCGCACATTCAACGCGATGGCGCCGGCGTTCCTGAAGGAGAGCGAACCTCGTGACGACTAA